The following are encoded together in the Vigna unguiculata cultivar IT97K-499-35 chromosome 2, ASM411807v1, whole genome shotgun sequence genome:
- the LOC114166266 gene encoding uncharacterized protein LOC114166266, with protein sequence MECLFGFASSVARDLVCGALNQLRYPCCFNNFVKKLEQEKDDLIVTRDSVQKFVTHTKRQARKTSEVVDKWLQDAISDNVDQMLEEARTKKGCCFGHCPNWIWRYRVGKKLANKTVDLEKFIEEGRKYVPFDRIATLPLGTLDVLSEKCMNFESRQSAYKQLLDAVKSNDVAMIGLYGMGGCGKTTLAMDIRKSVEAEHLFDKVLSVPISRTVEVRRIQEKIASSLQFVFPESEEMERAQRLCLRLTQKEKFLIILDDVWQKLDFGAIGIPSPEHRSSCKILIITRLEDVCISMDCQRKIFLRVLTDEEAWTLFQSKAFISENTPDTIKHLGRLISNECKGLPVAIAAVASSLKEKAETIWRVALTRLRSSKPINIQKGLADPYECLQLSYDNLDTKEAKSLFLLCSVFPEDSAIQVEHLARCAMGLGLVEEAQSYEEARNEVLAAKIKLISCCLLLDADDECVKMHDLLRDVAHLIAKNENKIIRCELEKYVTVEQNSVRYLWCAKFPNDLDCSNLEFLCLYTKLEELDGIFERMGMLKVLILIDKEEGEIPLSTMFLKTLTNLRYLLIDGYELNDFSFLSYMKNLQSLSLHRCSLSSLPELQTDAAITQLTTLKLLELYKCDIKVKNFEVIKRIPLLEELYIVDIKGEWDTKSEDTVEFFNTFSVPQTLQRYGIVLGSHNFAFSHHRTLVFNHFDISNEVIKGLAKKAENLYVANIHGGVKNIIPDIFQIEGECLDELNKFEIRDSKEIECLIDTNNNSSEEITLLSKLHMLIIDNMENLRVIWHCFQPVNGPFGNLEKLYLSDCPQLTSLFTYVVARSLVQLKILVISKCDGLKHILAGDDKMEKIQDEYSNENPIQIFQSLQKVKINRCKELKHIFSANIVGGLGQLKVLKIEKCHKLDQIIGDIVPLEDQDQKEEVDEIIEEGTISSLASLKKNKANLNGIFPNLRKLSVRDCGQLKYMLGQYDVANQDSKEIHIQFSALERLSLHNLPNFVSICSTNTLIVTCPSLKDFDCYRCFYRFYDSDPKWIQNHLPTLQTLSVRYSEVECIFCLNGHGMIGQQVNLRLSHLSFENLPQMTYIWVAFKNSVTLQHLTTLEITRCAKLEVIFPPSVLRSLPELKFLTIIECMELKQIIEEDEDDGKLSNLISTQPCFPKLESLYVEECHKLKCLSSSSNNLPDLRILTIIGASELKEIIGCEQGASDNSSTFPNLGKKMSNLLSTQPCFPKLESLYIQDCHKLKCLSSSSNDLRNLRFLTINGASELEEIIICEQGASRNSLTFSNLGTLKLSGCAKLEVIFPKSVLGCLPELKSLIITECTNLKQIVGCEQGASKYSFTFPSLERLEIIGCAKLEVIFSWSVLRCLPELNLLKIINCTELRQIIEDDVEDKKLSNLLSRQPCFPKLEAMHVDHCQKLKRFFPGSTSNYLPNLHLLIINGASELEELVGCKQGKCDEIRNTEVELPRLKLLIFFHLSSFCQEIELPNLNNSIVYECPNFSFTSTTTIGKLCQNFPHEDFKNTALYMWDIVRVIRNCDEDSTVGGSNEFTSSEESHSEGGLADQHALEETTEIGDIGNGSIKDGPASECAKTKSSSTGVEDISIGGGVATHIESSEDSKLVEQDDTAQTQIDENSKRSSSMDMVRHYEVVEQTDGPNEKWERPSLHLKVEHVNSTFGEGSNLVDKEGEIGVVSGDCIVPARNEEPKREFVAKVSTSETSRIAPPLTNSQPVERPTPSCSDISLRHTLSNSIERVVVEETTAKNTNMTTSSIHFSEIKSSQTEALNAKESEEHPNKIIQDFGANDMMSLFAPVVVGKEGEDNLVGKTLAELEKYLKMPLKDIVSSETNALRLLSALNFLSNLPFKDQTVSDGLQHIIGTMHQEFPTILCSFKQCFATTNKLAELEARANEVTIKRNLYEEAQRKEVVLKEQIIRLKEEIRVCEVALSSLEEEKNKCIAETVGYKTELQNVRKYESQMLEVAYKWSVLCSQYQLNRMPARNPS encoded by the exons ATGGAGTGCCTCTTCGGTTTTGCATCTTCTGTTGCAAGAGATTTAGTGTGTGGAGCATTAAATCAATTGCGTTATCCTTGCTGCtttaacaattttgtcaaaaaGCTTGAACAAGAAAAGGATGATTTAATTGTAACGAGAGATAGTGTACAAAAATTTGTTACACATACGAAGAGACAAGCGAGAAAGACTAGTGAAGTTGTTGACAAGTGGCTACAAGATGCTATCAGTGACAATGTGGATCAGATGCTGGAAGAGGCAAGAACAAAAAAAGGGTGTTGCTTTGGACACTGTCCAAATTGGATTTGGCGATATCGTGTGGGAAAAAAGTTAGCAAATAAAACCGTGGACCTTGAAAAGTTCATTGAAGAAGGTAGAAAATATGTACCATTTGATCGCATTGCTACGCTTCCTTTAGGGACCCTCGACGTTCTTTCagaaaaatgcatgaattttgAGAGTCGACAATCTGCATATAAGCAACTACTGGACGCAGTGAAAAGTAATGATGTTGCAATGATTGGATTGTACGGGATGGGGGGTTGTGGTAAAACCACATTAGCAATGGACATTAGGAAGTCAGTAGAAGCAGAGCATCTTTTTGACAAAGTTCTTTCTGTGCCTATTTCTAGAACAGTGGAAGTTCGAAGGATCCAAGAAAAAATTGCAAGTTCATTGCAGTTTGTATTTCCAGAAAGTGAAGAAATGGAGAGAGCCCAACGATTGTGTTTGAGATTAACCCAAAAGGAAAAATTTCTTATTATTCTAGATGATGTATGGCAGAAACTTGACTTTGGTGCCATTGGGATTCCCTCCCCTGAACACCGTAGCAGCTGCAAGATTCTCATTATTACTAGATTAGAAGATGTTTGTATTTCAATGGATTGTCAAAGAAAGATTTTCCTTAGAGTTTTAACAGATGAAGAAGCATGGACTCTTTTCCAAAGTAAAGCATTTATATCAGAAAACACCCCTGATACCATAAAGCATCTGGGAAGATTAATTTCCAATGAGTGTAAGGGATTGCCAGTTGCCATTGCGGCTGTTGCTAGTAGTTTGAAGGAAAAAGCTGAGACGATATGGAGGGTTGCATTGACTAGATTGAGAAGTTCTAAGCCAATTAATATCCAAAAAGGTTTGGCTGATCCCTACGAGTGCTTGCAGTTGAGCTATGATAATTTGGATACTAAAGAAGCAAAATCACTTTTTTTGTTATGTTCTGTGTTCCCTGAAGACTCTGCAATTCAGGTTGAACATTTAGCAAGATGTGCAATGGGGTTAGGTTTAGTTGAAGAAGCTCAGTCATATGAAGAGGCAAGGAATGAAGTGCTTGCAGCTAAAATTAAGCTCATTAGTTGTTGTTTATTATTGGATGCAGATGATGAATGTGTCAAAATGCATGACCTACTTCGTGATGTGGCCCACTTGATTGCCAAGAATGAGAATAAGATTATCAGGTGTGAATTGGAAAAATATGTTACTGTGGAACAAAATTCAGTAAGATATCTATGGTGTGCGAAATTTCCAAATGATTTGGATTGTTCCAATCTCGAGTTCTTATGCTTATACACAAAATTGGAAGAATTGGATGGGATTTTCGAAAGAATGGGAATGCTCAAAGTTTTGATTCTTATCGATAAAGAGGAGGGAGAAATACCATTGTCAACTAtgtttttgaaaacattaaCAAATCTCCGTTATCTATTGATTGACGGTTATGAATTGAATGACTTCTCATTTCTAAGCTATATGAAGAATCTTCAAAGTCTTTCGTTGCATCGTTGTTCATTGTCTTCACTTCCTGAATTACAAACCGATGCTGCAATTACACAACTAACAAccttaaaattgttagagttATATAAATGTGACATTAAAGTCAAGAATTTTGAAGTGATCAAGAGAATACCGCTTTTGGAAGAGTTGTACATTGTTGATATTAAAGGAGAATGGGATACTAAGAGTGAAGACACCGTTGAATTCTTTAACACATTTAGTGTCCCCCAAACACTACAAAGGTATGGAATTGTATTAGGATCCCATAATTTTGCTTTCTCTCATCACAGAACTTTAGTGTTTAACCATTTTGACATATCAAATGAGGTAATTAAGGGTTTGGCAAAAAAAGCAGAGAATCTATACGTAGCAAATATTCATGGAGGTGTAAAAAATATCATTCCTGatatatttcaaattgaagGAGAATGTTTGGATGAGTTGAATAAGTTTGAGATACGCGACTCTAAAGAGATAGAGTGTTTGATtgacactaataataattcGAGTGAGGAGATAACTCTCTTATCCAAGTTGCATATGCTGATAATTGATAACATGGAAAATCTAAGAGTTATATGGCATTGTTTTCAACCTGTCAATGGGCCTTTTGGGAACTTAGAGAAGTTGTATTTAAGTGATTGTCCACAATTGACATCTCTCTTCACATATGTCGTTGCTCGAAGTTTGGTACAATtgaaaatattagtaatatcaAAATGTGATGGACTGAAGCATATATTAGCAGGTGATGACAAAATGGAGAAAATACAAGATGAATACTCCAATGAAAATCCTATACAAATCTTTCAAAGTTTGCAGAAAGTAAAGATAAATAGGTGTAAAGAATTAAAGCATATATTCTCGGCCAACATTGTTGGAGGATTAGGTCAATTAAAAGTTCTCAAGATAGAAAAATGCCACAAGCTAGATCAAATTATTGGGGATATTGTTCCATTGGAAGACCAAGATCAAAAAGAAGAAGTTGATGAAATCATCGAGGAAG GAACTATATCTAGCCTTGCAAGCCTTAAGAAAAATAAGGCAAATTTGAATGGTATCTTCCCAAACTTAAGAAAGCTCTCGGTGCGTGATTGTGGCCAACTGAAATATATGCTTGGCCAATATGACGTAGCTAATCAGGATTCTAAGGAGATTCATATTCAATTCTCAGCATTGGAAAGActctctcttcataatctaccAAACTTTGTTAGCATTTGTTCTACCAACACTCTCATTGTGACGTGTCCATCTTTGAAGGACTTTGACTGTTACAGATGTTTCTATCGTTTTTATGATTCT GATCCAAAATGGATTCAGAACCATCTCCCCACTTTACAAACTCTATCTGTAAGGTATTCTGAAGTGGAATGTATCTTTTGTCTTAATGGACACGGAATGATTGGGCAACAAGTGAATTTAAGGTTAAGCCATTTGAGTTTTGAAAATCTGCCTCAAATGACTTATATTTGGGTGGCTTTCAAGAATTCAGTTACTCTCCAACATCTCACCACACTAGAAATAACGAGATGTGCAAAATTGGAAGTAATATTTCCACCCTCTGTTTTAAGAAGCTTACCAGAGTTGAAGTTCCTAACCATAATAGAATGCATGGAATTGAAGCAGATCATAGAAGAAGATGAGGACGATGGAAAGTTGTCCAACCTTATTTCTACACAGCCATGCTTCCCAAAACTTGAAAGTTTGTATGTCGAGGAATGCCACAAGTTGAAATGTTTGTCCTCTTCATCCAATAATCTTCCTGACCTTAGGATTCTCACTATAATTGGAGCCTCTGaactaaaagaaattattggATGTGAGCAAGGAGCTTCAGATAATTCTTCTACCTTCCCAAATCTTGGAAAAAAAATGTCTAATCTTCTTTCTACACAGCCATGCTTCCCAAAACTAGAAAGTTTGTATATTCAGGATTGCCACAAGTTGAAATGTTTGTCTTCTTCATCCAATGATCTTCGTAACCTGAGGTTTTTGACTATAAATGGAGCCTCTGAACTAGAAGAAATTATTATATGTGAGCAAGGAGCTTCAAGAAATTCTCTTACCTTCTCAAATCTTGGAACTTTGAAACTATCTGGATGTGCAAAATTGGAAGTAATCTTTCCAAAGTCTGTTTTAGGATGCTTACCAGAGTTAAAAAGCCTAATCATAACAGAATGCACGAACTTGAAGCAGATTGTTGGATGTGAACAAGGAGCCTCAAAGTATTCTTTTACCTTCCCGAGTCTTGAAAGATTAGAAATAATTGGATGTGCAAAATTGGAAGTAATCTTTTCTTGGTCTGTTTTAAGATGCTTACCTGAGTTGAATCTTTTGAAGATAATAAATTGCACAGAATTAAGACAAATCATTGAAGATGATGTGGAAGATAAAAAATTGTCTAATCTTCTTTCTCGTCAACCATGCTTCCCAAAACTAGAAGCGATGCATGTTGATCACTGtcaaaaactcaaaagattTTTCCCTGGATCTACATCTAATTACCTTCCCaatcttcatcttttgattatAAATGGAGCCTCTGAACTAGAAGAACTTGTTGGATGTAAACAAGGAAAATGTGATGAGATTAGAAATACTGAAGTTGAACTTCCAAGACtcaaacttttaatattttttcatctttcaaGCTTTTGTCAAGAGATTGAATTGCCCAATTTAAACAATAGCATTGTCTACGAATGTCCAAATTTCTCTTTCACTTCAACAACCACTATTGGGAAGCTCTGTCAAAATTTTCCTCATGAAG ATTTCAAAAACACTGCACTTTATATGTGGGACATAGTGAGGGTCATAAGAAATTGTGATGAAGATTCTACTGTTGGTGGTAGCAATGAGTTCACTTCATCAGAG GAATCACACAGTGAAGGAGGCCTTGCGGACCAACATGCACTCGAAGAAACAACA GAGATTGGGGACATAGGAAATGGGAGCATTAAAGACGGACCTGCATCAGAGTGTGCTAAGACAAAATCTTCGTCAACCGGTGTTGAAGACATTAGCATTGGAGGTGGTGTTGCAACTCACATCGAGTCTAGTGAAGATTCCAAGCTTGTTGAACAAGATGACACAGCACAGACACAAATAGATGAGAATTCTAAGAG GTCTAGTAGTATGGACATGGTGCGACATTACGAGGTTGTTGAACAAACTGATGGGCCTAATGAAAAATGGGAAAGACCTTCTCTACATCTGAAGGTCGAACATGTTAACAGTACCTTCGGAGAAGGTTCTAACTTGGTCGATAAAGAAGGCGAAATAGGTGTGGTTTCTGGTGACTGTATTGTGCCTGCGAGAAACGAAGAACCAAAGAGGGAATTTGTTGCAAAAGTTTCCACTTCAGAAACATCAAGAATAGCACCACCATTAACAAACTCTCAACCAGTTGAAAGGCCAACTCCAAGTTGTTCGGATATTTCTTTACGTCATACACTCTCAAAT AGTATTGAGCGTGTTGTTGTAGAGGAAACCACAGCAAAGAACACCAATATGACAACTTCATCAATTCATTTT AGCGAAATTAAAAGCAGCCAAACTGAGGCACTCAATGCAAAAGAAAGTGAAGAGCATCCTAATAAAATCATTCAAGACTTTGGGGCAAATGATATGATGAGTTTATTTGCACCCGTTGTTGTGGGGAAAGAAGGTGAAGATAACCTAGTTGGAAAGACCCTTGCTGAGCTAGAAAAGTATCTGAAGATGCCTCTGAAGGATATAGTTAGCTCTGAGACTAACGCCCTTCGCCTTTTGTCTGCTCTTAATTTCCTCTCCAACCTTCCTTTCAAAGATCAGACTGTATCAGATGGACTCCAACATATTATAGGCACTATGCACCAAGAGTTCCCTACCATTCTATGCTCATTTAAGCAATGCTTTGCCACCACTAACAAGTTGGCAGAACTTGAAGCTCGTGCGAACGAGGTGACCATTAAAAGGAATTTGTATGAAGAAGCTCAACGAAAGGAAGTAGTTTTGAAGGAACAAATCATTAGGTTGAAGGAAGAAATAAGAGTTTGTGAGGTTGCCTTATCATCCCTGGaggaggaaaaaaataaatgcatTGCAGAAACTGTAGGATACAAAACAGAGCTTCAAAATGTGAGGAAATATGAATCTCAAATGTTGGAGGTGGCTTATAAATGGTCAGTTCTGTGTAGTCAATATCAGCTCAATCGCATGCCTGCCAGAAATCCCTCGTGA